The genomic DNA GGGAGAAAAAGAAAATAATTTCAGCAGTTTGGAAGTATAGATATACTCCAGGGAGTTTATGAAATGACCGAATCCGAACCTCGCACCAGCGGGGAAAAAGAACCACCGGTAAACAAATATGAAGGGAAATTGCCTCCCCTGAATATATTTCTGCACTGGTGCAAGGGATGCAATATCTGCATCGCCTTCTGTCCGCAGAAAGTCCTTGAGCCGGATCGTGACGGCAAACCGATTCTGGCGCACCCGGAAAAATGCACGCAATGCGCCATCTGCTGGCTGCATTGCCCCGATTTTGCCATCACATCGAATTATAAATGAGGGGAGGGGAGAATATGAGTAATTTACGAAAAGGAAAAGTGAGATTACTGCAGGGGAACGAGGCATGCGTTCAGGGCGCTATCTATGCCGGAATCGATTTCTACGCCGGATACCCGATTACCCCATCCACCGAAATCGCGGAAGGATTGGCGC from Candidatus Zixiibacteriota bacterium includes the following:
- a CDS encoding 4Fe-4S binding protein, giving the protein MTESEPRTSGEKEPPVNKYEGKLPPLNIFLHWCKGCNICIAFCPQKVLEPDRDGKPILAHPEKCTQCAICWLHCPDFAITSNYK